Below is a window of Picosynechococcus sp. PCC 7002 DNA.
CCACTGCCTCGTCCTTCATCTCCCGTGAAGAGGCCTACGAATATTGTCGTACTGTTACGGCGATGTATTCTAAGACGTTTTACCTAGGCACCCTCCTCATGCCCAAGGAAAAACGCGAGGCAATTTGGGCCATTTATGTCTGGTGTCGTCGCACCGATGAACTGGTTGATGGGCCAGAAGCGGTTAATACTACCCCAGAAACCCTCGATCAATGGGAGCGGGATCTCGAATCTGTATTTGCGGGGCAACCGGTTGCCGATCCAGATGTGGCCTTGGTGGATAGCTTGAATCGCTTTCCCCTTGATATCCAGCCCTTTCGTGACATGATTGCTGGGCAGCGCATGGATTTGTATCGCAGTCGCTATGAAACATTTGAAGATCTAGAGCTCTATTGCTACCGAGTTGCTGGGACTGTGGGCCTGATGTCCGGGGCGGTCATGGGTTTAGAAAATCGCACGAATACAGCCCCCTGGAATCGCCAAAGCCAGTCTCAGATGCCGACGGAAGAGGCGATCGCCCTGGGGATTGCGAATCAACTAACAAACATTCTCCGGGATGTGGGGGAAGACCGG
It encodes the following:
- the crtB gene encoding 15-cis-phytoene synthase CrtB; amino-acid sequence: MLQLSRLQPSPPTASSFISREEAYEYCRTVTAMYSKTFYLGTLLMPKEKREAIWAIYVWCRRTDELVDGPEAVNTTPETLDQWERDLESVFAGQPVADPDVALVDSLNRFPLDIQPFRDMIAGQRMDLYRSRYETFEDLELYCYRVAGTVGLMSGAVMGLENRTNTAPWNRQSQSQMPTEEAIALGIANQLTNILRDVGEDRGRGRIYLPLEDLALFNYSEKDLFAGVIDERWRSLMKFQIKRARHYYQIAERGIRSLHPDARWPVWSALMLYQGILDIIEKNDYDVFNRRAYVPTAKKMVYLPVALLRSQVL